One genomic segment of Candidatus Cloacimonadaceae bacterium includes these proteins:
- the gyrB gene encoding DNA topoisomerase (ATP-hydrolyzing) subunit B, whose protein sequence is MQESNYSASNIKVLKGLEAVRKRPAMYIGGTSERGLHHLVYEVVDNSIDEALAGYCDLIKVTITPEGVIECDDNGRGIPVDMHKEMNVPAVQVVMTVLHAGGKFDDKSYKVSGGLHGVGVSVVVALSEYLEVRIHRDKKIYYQRYERGIPVTELKILGDTNRKGTVIRFKPDGTIFETVEFSFDYLTTRLRELAFLNSGVRIILKDERNDRMHDFKYDGGIRSFVEYLNQNKKPVGQKPIYVTTNRDGLEAEVALQYNEGYQENIFSFANNINTIEGGTHLSGFKSGLTRAVNTYIKNADLLKNEKVSPTGEDIREGLTAVVSVKMSEPQFEGQTKTKLQNSDVEGFVNSLVYEKLMTYFEEHPAEAKNITMKSIMAARSREAARKARELTRRKSVLESGSLPGKLADCTWNDPAKTEIFLVEGDSAGGSAKQGRERSFQAILPLWGKMLNTEKARVDKVLNNDKIQPIILAIGAGIGQDFDVSKIRYHKVIIMADADVDGAHICTLLMTFFYRYMRPLIDNGNLYIARPPLFLVRKGKQKKYVYTEEERDAAVAEFGDKGVMIQRYKGLGEMNPEQLWETTLDPTVRTMISVKMDDAIEADRMFTILMGDEVEPRRAFIQENARYVKNLDI, encoded by the coding sequence ATGCAAGAATCAAATTACTCAGCGAGTAATATCAAGGTGCTGAAAGGCTTGGAAGCCGTTCGCAAACGCCCGGCAATGTATATTGGCGGCACCAGCGAACGCGGCTTGCATCACCTTGTATATGAAGTGGTTGACAACTCTATCGACGAAGCTTTGGCGGGATATTGCGATCTCATCAAAGTCACGATCACCCCCGAGGGCGTGATCGAATGCGATGATAACGGACGCGGCATTCCCGTGGATATGCACAAAGAAATGAATGTGCCCGCGGTGCAAGTGGTGATGACCGTTTTGCACGCCGGCGGAAAATTTGACGACAAGTCCTATAAAGTATCCGGCGGATTGCACGGAGTGGGCGTATCCGTCGTCGTGGCACTGTCCGAATACCTTGAAGTCCGCATCCACAGAGACAAAAAGATCTACTACCAACGCTATGAACGAGGGATTCCGGTTACCGAGCTGAAAATCCTTGGAGACACCAACCGCAAGGGCACAGTCATCCGTTTTAAGCCGGATGGGACGATCTTCGAAACGGTGGAGTTTAGCTTTGACTATCTGACCACACGTCTGCGCGAGCTCGCTTTCCTCAATAGCGGAGTGCGCATCATCCTCAAAGACGAACGCAACGACCGCATGCATGATTTCAAATATGACGGCGGCATCAGATCCTTCGTCGAATATCTCAACCAAAACAAAAAACCCGTGGGACAGAAGCCGATCTATGTGACCACCAATCGCGACGGTCTCGAAGCCGAAGTTGCCTTGCAATACAACGAGGGCTATCAGGAGAACATCTTCAGCTTTGCCAATAACATCAATACCATTGAGGGCGGAACGCATCTCAGCGGCTTTAAGAGCGGGCTTACGCGCGCGGTAAACACCTATATCAAGAACGCCGATCTCCTGAAAAACGAAAAAGTCTCTCCCACCGGCGAAGATATCCGCGAAGGTTTGACCGCGGTGGTGAGCGTTAAGATGTCCGAACCTCAGTTTGAAGGTCAGACGAAAACAAAGCTGCAAAACTCTGATGTGGAAGGATTTGTAAACTCCCTCGTCTATGAAAAACTGATGACCTATTTCGAAGAACATCCCGCTGAGGCAAAGAATATCACCATGAAAAGCATCATGGCAGCTCGCTCAAGAGAAGCCGCGCGTAAAGCCAGAGAGCTCACCCGTCGCAAATCAGTGTTGGAAAGCGGTTCTCTGCCCGGCAAGCTTGCAGACTGCACCTGGAACGATCCAGCCAAGACGGAAATCTTTCTGGTCGAGGGTGATTCAGCAGGCGGATCCGCCAAACAGGGACGCGAACGATCATTTCAGGCGATCCTTCCGCTCTGGGGCAAGATGCTGAATACGGAAAAAGCCCGCGTGGATAAAGTGCTCAACAACGACAAGATCCAACCGATCATCCTCGCCATCGGGGCAGGCATCGGACAGGATTTTGACGTCAGCAAGATCCGCTATCACAAAGTGATCATCATGGCGGACGCGGACGTGGACGGAGCGCACATTTGCACTCTGCTGATGACCTTTTTCTACCGCTATATGCGTCCTCTGATCGACAACGGAAACCTCTATATCGCCCGCCCGCCTCTTTTCCTCGTGCGCAAAGGCAAACAGAAAAAATATGTCTATACCGAGGAAGAACGCGATGCGGCAGTCGCGGAGTTTGGCGATAAGGGCGTAATGATCCAGCGCTACAAAGGCTTGGGTGAAATGAATCCGGAACAGCTTTGGGAAACGACGCTTGATCCCACAGTCCGCACCATGATCTCCGTCAAGATGGACGATGCCATCGAGGCAGACCGGATGTTCACAATCCTCATGGGCGACGAGGTCGAACCCCGTCGTGCATTCATTCAGGAAAATGCCCGCTATGTCAAGAATCTGGATATCTAA
- the gyrA gene encoding DNA gyrase subunit A produces MDDHTRIINVQIEDQLKQAYLDYSMSVIVSRALPDIRDGLKPSQRRIIFAMHELNLSPGGHFRKCAKIAGDTSGNYHPHGEQVVYPTLVRMAQPWNMRYQLVDGQGNYGSIDGDPPAAMRYTEARLQKITMEMLDELEKDTVKYKSNYDETRKEPEVFPSRIPNLLVNGSSGIAVGMATNMAPHNIGEICDAMIALIDNPELEAQDLRQYIVGPDFPTGGFVLGSEGIRDYFETGRGRLIIRGTADLETSETEQEFIIIRSIPYQVTKTLLIERIVELVKEKKIEGISDIRDESGRDGMRLVIQVKRNHDGQVVRNLLYKYTQLQTTFGVINLCLIDGIPQVVPMKDMITNFIQFRHDVILRRTLFELRNAEERLHILEGYRIALDHLDEVIATIRASQTPAEANQQLQEKFGLSEIQAKAILEMRLQRLTGLERDKIEQEYSELLQTINRLRELVERRELRMELIKTETVAIRDKFGDPRRTTILENYGSSFNIEDLIADELMVVTITHDGYVKRIPIDTYKVQGRGGKGLNASNLKEDDFIQYIFVASNHSYILLFTDHGRCHWLKVYELPEASRTARGKAIVNLVKFQDKEKIRAFVTLKNFPAEHNIVMCTRNGLVKKTALTAFSRPRAAGIHAIKLMEGDELIDARISEGNDDIILATKNGYCNRFNEKGFRQMGRYTRGVRGIRLRDEDFVISMGVISQDDMIENGSPSGKTILAVSENGYGKRTSIGSYPTTRRGSKGVITLKTTIRNGHLAALLLVNQNEDLMIITQDGMIIRQNVSDISVISRNTQGVRLINLNDKDKVRDITNVPNEPEDEEIDKEVEKIKSAPPIIPLTTTVVENDLDEDEIEDEDIDDEEDAGDDEE; encoded by the coding sequence ATGGACGACCATACCAGAATTATCAACGTACAAATCGAAGACCAACTGAAACAGGCGTATCTGGATTATTCCATGAGCGTGATCGTGAGCCGTGCCCTGCCGGATATCCGGGACGGACTAAAACCATCGCAAAGACGCATCATATTTGCCATGCACGAACTCAATCTTTCACCCGGCGGACACTTTCGCAAATGCGCCAAGATCGCCGGTGACACATCCGGAAACTATCACCCCCACGGCGAGCAAGTGGTCTATCCCACGCTCGTGCGGATGGCGCAACCATGGAACATGCGCTATCAACTGGTTGACGGACAGGGAAACTATGGTTCCATTGACGGAGATCCGCCGGCGGCGATGCGTTATACTGAAGCCCGTCTGCAAAAGATCACCATGGAAATGCTTGACGAGCTGGAAAAAGACACCGTCAAATACAAATCCAACTACGACGAAACGCGCAAGGAGCCTGAAGTTTTCCCCAGCCGCATCCCAAATCTCTTGGTGAACGGATCATCCGGCATCGCTGTGGGCATGGCGACAAACATGGCGCCCCACAACATCGGCGAGATCTGCGATGCCATGATCGCCCTGATCGACAATCCGGAGCTCGAAGCTCAGGATCTGAGACAATACATCGTCGGTCCGGATTTTCCCACCGGTGGCTTTGTCCTCGGTTCGGAAGGGATCAGAGACTATTTTGAAACCGGACGCGGACGCCTCATCATCCGTGGTACAGCGGATCTCGAAACTTCGGAAACCGAGCAGGAATTCATCATCATCCGCTCGATTCCCTACCAAGTGACGAAGACACTTTTGATCGAACGCATCGTCGAATTGGTCAAGGAAAAGAAGATCGAAGGCATTAGCGATATCCGTGATGAATCGGGACGCGACGGCATGCGCCTCGTGATCCAGGTGAAACGCAATCACGACGGTCAGGTGGTGCGCAACCTGCTCTACAAATATACACAGCTGCAAACGACATTCGGGGTGATCAATCTCTGCCTCATTGACGGCATCCCGCAGGTCGTGCCCATGAAGGACATGATCACCAATTTCATTCAGTTCCGTCATGATGTGATCTTGCGCCGCACCTTGTTTGAACTTCGCAATGCGGAAGAGCGTCTGCACATTTTGGAAGGCTACCGGATCGCCCTCGACCACCTGGACGAAGTGATCGCAACCATTCGTGCTTCGCAGACTCCGGCGGAAGCGAATCAACAGCTACAAGAGAAATTCGGCTTATCCGAGATTCAGGCGAAAGCCATCCTCGAGATGAGACTGCAACGCCTCACCGGGCTCGAAAGAGACAAGATCGAACAAGAATACAGCGAGCTGCTGCAAACCATCAACCGCCTGCGCGAACTGGTGGAAAGACGCGAACTCCGCATGGAACTGATCAAGACCGAGACTGTCGCAATCCGTGATAAATTCGGGGATCCGCGGCGCACCACCATCTTGGAAAATTATGGTTCCAGCTTCAACATTGAAGATCTGATCGCGGACGAACTGATGGTGGTCACCATCACTCATGATGGCTACGTAAAGCGCATTCCCATTGATACTTACAAAGTGCAGGGGAGAGGAGGCAAGGGGCTCAATGCTTCGAACCTCAAAGAAGACGACTTCATCCAATATATCTTTGTGGCATCAAACCATTCCTATATTCTGCTCTTTACCGATCACGGCAGATGCCACTGGCTGAAAGTCTATGAACTTCCGGAAGCCAGCCGCACCGCTCGCGGAAAGGCGATAGTGAACCTCGTCAAATTCCAGGATAAGGAAAAGATCCGCGCGTTTGTGACGCTCAAAAACTTCCCCGCGGAACACAATATCGTTATGTGTACCCGCAACGGACTGGTCAAAAAAACCGCGCTAACAGCATTCTCCAGACCCCGCGCTGCAGGTATCCACGCGATCAAACTCATGGAAGGCGACGAACTCATTGATGCGCGCATCTCCGAAGGCAATGACGACATCATTCTCGCAACCAAAAACGGATATTGCAACCGGTTCAACGAGAAAGGCTTCCGTCAGATGGGAAGATACACCCGCGGCGTGAGAGGCATCCGTCTGCGTGACGAGGACTTTGTCATCTCCATGGGCGTGATCTCTCAGGACGACATGATCGAAAACGGTAGTCCCAGCGGAAAGACCATCCTCGCGGTGAGCGAAAACGGTTATGGCAAAAGGACTTCGATCGGTTCATATCCCACCACGCGGCGTGGCAGCAAAGGTGTCATTACGCTCAAAACAACGATCCGCAATGGCCACCTGGCGGCTCTCCTGCTCGTAAACCAAAACGAGGATTTGATGATCATCACCCAGGACGGCATGATCATCCGTCAAAATGTCTCGGACATTTCCGTGATCAGCAGAAACACCCAGGGCGTGCGCCTCATCAACCTCAACGATAAGGACAAGGTGCGAGACATCACCAACGTTCCGAATGAGCCTGAGGATGAAGAGATCGACAAAGAAGTCGAAAAGATCAAATCCGCTCCTCCCATTATTCCGCTGACCACAACGGTCGTGGAAAACGACCTTGATGAAGATGAAATCGAAGATGAGGACATCGATGACGAGGAAGATGCCGGGGACGACGAAGAATAA
- a CDS encoding ABC-F family ATP-binding cassette domain-containing protein: protein MQNDVILTIDDLSKQIGDKTILRNICVGIHATDKIGIVGINGSGKSTLLKIISNQISASTGNITTRKDLKIAHLEQDAEIDPRESVLNHVFGGLDVNPEEDYVYKAVLTQLGITEFDKALGLLSGGQRRKTDLAKALVQNADLLILDEPTNHLDMDTIEWLQEYLAKLNKCVIFVTHDRYFLDAVCDQIWELEHCQLHCYQGNYSEFVRGKLLRETGIKRKETRRQAQLKKELDWLARGAKARTSKPKNHVDRVRELISKSYLISNAELNISFMTARLGKTILELHKLSKSYGAASLFRDVDHIFQAQERIGIIGPNGCGKTTLLKLITGEEIPDTGSIKVGLNTDFSYYKQDDDTFDPKLSVYDYIAQFAEVVRTADGNKVSATEMLKRFLFDGKMQQQKLGALSGGERKRLYLLKSLMFGSNFIIMDEPTNDLDIRTLEILEDYLDAFKGCIIMVSHDRFFLDRTVDYLFIFEDGEIRKFPGNYSDYLLVKKFQTEEAEERQNPIVLKPKRSRKGLSFNEQRELNQITKLIDEIENRIIDLENMLGSEHNSLSHMDYATISTELETLNQDHQKLLSRWMELSDKDET, encoded by the coding sequence ATGCAGAATGACGTGATCCTCACCATCGATGATCTCAGCAAGCAGATTGGCGATAAGACCATTCTGCGCAATATCTGTGTGGGCATTCACGCAACCGACAAGATCGGGATCGTGGGCATCAACGGTTCCGGTAAATCCACTCTGCTAAAGATTATCAGCAATCAGATCAGCGCCAGCACTGGAAATATTACCACCCGCAAAGATTTGAAGATCGCCCATCTGGAACAGGATGCCGAAATCGATCCCCGCGAAAGCGTGTTGAATCATGTCTTCGGCGGTCTCGACGTCAATCCCGAGGAGGATTATGTCTATAAAGCGGTGCTCACGCAACTTGGCATCACGGAATTTGACAAAGCCCTGGGACTTCTTTCCGGAGGTCAAAGACGCAAGACCGACCTCGCAAAAGCCTTGGTGCAAAACGCCGATCTGCTCATTCTCGACGAACCGACCAACCATCTGGACATGGACACCATCGAGTGGCTGCAGGAATATCTCGCCAAGCTCAACAAATGCGTGATCTTCGTCACCCACGACCGCTATTTCCTCGATGCCGTCTGCGATCAGATCTGGGAACTGGAGCACTGCCAATTGCATTGTTATCAAGGCAATTACAGCGAATTTGTACGCGGAAAGCTGCTGCGCGAGACGGGTATCAAACGCAAGGAAACCCGGCGTCAGGCACAGCTAAAAAAGGAACTCGACTGGCTCGCCCGCGGTGCCAAAGCACGCACTTCCAAACCGAAAAATCACGTTGACCGCGTCCGCGAACTCATCTCAAAATCCTACCTGATCTCAAATGCCGAGCTGAATATCTCCTTCATGACCGCCCGTCTGGGAAAAACCATACTGGAACTGCATAAACTGAGCAAAAGCTATGGCGCAGCTTCGCTTTTCAGGGACGTTGACCACATCTTTCAAGCGCAGGAACGCATCGGCATCATCGGTCCCAACGGTTGCGGCAAGACCACGCTTTTGAAACTGATCACCGGAGAGGAAATTCCCGATACCGGCAGCATCAAAGTGGGCTTGAATACCGATTTTTCTTACTACAAACAGGATGACGACACCTTCGACCCCAAGCTCAGCGTCTATGACTACATCGCCCAATTTGCCGAAGTCGTTCGCACCGCGGATGGAAACAAAGTCAGCGCCACCGAAATGCTCAAGCGTTTTCTCTTTGATGGCAAAATGCAGCAGCAAAAGCTTGGTGCCCTTTCCGGCGGCGAGAGAAAAAGACTGTATCTATTAAAATCGCTGATGTTTGGCAGCAATTTCATCATCATGGACGAGCCCACCAACGACCTGGACATCCGCACCCTCGAAATCCTCGAAGACTATCTGGATGCCTTCAAAGGCTGCATCATCATGGTTTCCCACGATCGCTTTTTCCTCGACCGGACGGTGGATTATCTCTTTATCTTCGAGGATGGAGAGATCCGCAAATTTCCTGGAAATTACTCCGACTACTTATTGGTGAAGAAATTCCAGACTGAAGAAGCGGAGGAACGTCAAAACCCCATCGTCCTCAAACCAAAACGCAGCCGCAAAGGACTGTCTTTCAACGAACAACGCGAGCTGAACCAGATCACCAAACTGATCGACGAGATCGAAAACCGCATCATTGACCTCGAAAACATGCTCGGCAGCGAACACAATTCCCTCTCCCACATGGATTATGCCACGATCAGCACTGAGCTGGAAACGCTGAATCAGGATCACCAAAAGCTGCTGTCACGCTGGATGGAACTGAGTGACAAGGATGAAACGTAG